In one Nicotiana sylvestris chromosome 8, ASM39365v2, whole genome shotgun sequence genomic region, the following are encoded:
- the LOC138875935 gene encoding uncharacterized protein has protein sequence MTICCELCGDSHMSDMCPTNLESIYYVGQQNRGPPNQHAQYGNSYNPNWRNHPNFSWGGNQQNHNQHRPQGSFNQFQRPPQQMEESTNDLLKMLLIDNQQLRTDFRNLERQMGQLATNHNTRPAGALPSDTEKNPQVNAVTLRNGRELEEVPKKKKDKPIPEGELIPKVIHEPKNATEILEPLEAPRPPPPFPQRLQKKNDDSMFRKFLSMLSQVQLNIPLVDVLREIPKYAKYIKDIVAHKRRLTEFEIVPLIEECTSRVQNKLPQKLKDPGSFTIPVRIGNIDIGKFIFPADFIILDYEADELVPIIFGRPLLATGDAIIKVREGKMILRVDDKEAVFNVYKAIQLPRHYEELSMISVVEADEQIHDPSVYLDDSLEKALMLLDSLGTDKEVEEIMHILDTSCAYMQGIHPFEPLNRPDGPPPKPSIEEALKLELKPLPPHLKKSR, from the exons ATGACTATTTGCTGCGAACTCTGTGGCGACAGTCATATGAGTGATATGTGCCCCACAAATCTAGAATCCATCTATTATGTGGGGCAACAGAATAGAGGTCCACCGAATCAGCATGCACAATATGGAAATTCCTACAatccaaattggaggaatcatcccaACTTCTCATGGGGTGGAAATCAGCAGAATCATAATCAGCATAGACCCCAAGGGAGTTTCAATCAGTTTCAGAGACCACCCCAACAAATGGAAGAAAGTACCAATGATTTGCTAAAGATGttgttgattgacaatcagcAACTCAGGACCGACTTCAGAAATCTTGAAAGGCAAATGGGGCAGTTAGCAACAAATCATAATACTAGACCTGCAGGCGCTCTTCCTAGTGATACAGAAAAGAACCCTCAAGTGAATGCAGTTACACTTAGAAACGGGAGGGAGCTAGAGGAAgttccaaagaaaaagaaagacaagcCCATACCTGAGGGAGAGTTGATCCCTAAAGTGATTCACGAGCCAAAGAATGCTACTGAAATCCTAGAACCATTGGAGGCcccaaggccaccaccacctttcccccagagattgcagaaaaagaatgatgataGCATGTTCAgaaaatttctctctatgttgagccaGGTTCAATTGAATATCCCACTTGTTGATGTGCTTCGTGAAATTCCAAAGTATgctaagtacataaaagatatagtggctcacaagagaAGATTAACTGAATTTGAGATAGTGCCACTTATtgaggagtgcacttcaagggtccaaaataagctccctcaaaagcttaaggatcctggcAGCTTCACGATTCCTGTGCGcattggtaatattgat ATTGGGAAATTCATCTTCCCTGCTGATTTCATTATCCTCGATTATGAGGCTGATGAActggttccaatcatatttgGGAGACCTCTCTTAGCTACTGGTGATGCAATTATCAAAGTGAGAGAGGGAAAGATGATTTTGAGGGTAGATGACAAGGAAGCAGTTTTTAATGTCTACAAAGCAATCCAACTTCCCCGCCACTATGAGGAGCTCTCAATGATATCTGTTGTTGAGGCTGATGAGCAGATTCATGATCCGAGTGTATATCTAGACGATTCTCTAGAGAAAGCACTTATGTTGCTTGATAGCCTGGGGACTGATAAGGAGGTTGAGGAGATTATGCACATCCTTGATACATCTTGTGCGTACATGCAAGGGAttcacccctttgagcctttgAATAGGCCAGATGGACCTCCTccaaagccatcaattgaggaaGCCCTAAAATTAGAGCTTAAACCTCTTCCACCTCACCT GAAGAAAAGCCGTTGA